A single region of the Mycobacterium lentiflavum genome encodes:
- the lspA gene encoding signal peptidase II: MPEEPTGSAEPVTSAAQAETSGEVAEPEAPAPPSAPRRLRLLLSVAAVVLALDVVTKVLAVRLLPPGQPVSIIGDTVTWTLVRNSGAAFSMATGYTWMLTLIATGVVLGIFWMGRRLVSPWWAVGLGMILGGATGNLVDRFFRAPGPLRGHVVDFLSIGWWPVFNVADPAVVGGAILLVVLSVFGFDFDSVGRRKPDRTT; encoded by the coding sequence GTGCCCGAAGAACCAACAGGATCGGCCGAGCCGGTGACGTCCGCGGCGCAGGCCGAAACGTCCGGGGAAGTGGCAGAGCCCGAAGCACCCGCGCCGCCGTCCGCTCCGAGGCGGCTGCGGCTGCTGTTGTCGGTCGCGGCCGTCGTGCTGGCGCTCGACGTCGTGACCAAAGTGCTCGCCGTCCGACTGCTGCCGCCTGGACAGCCGGTGTCGATCATCGGCGACACGGTGACCTGGACGTTGGTGCGCAATTCCGGGGCCGCATTCTCGATGGCGACCGGCTACACCTGGATGTTGACACTGATCGCCACCGGTGTGGTGCTCGGCATTTTCTGGATGGGCCGGCGGCTGGTGTCGCCGTGGTGGGCGGTGGGCCTCGGCATGATCCTCGGCGGCGCCACCGGCAACCTGGTGGACCGCTTCTTCCGCGCGCCGGGACCGCTTCGGGGCCATGTCGTCGATTTCTTGTCGATCGGCTGGTGGCCGGTGTTCAACGTCGCGGACCCGGCCGTGGTCGGCGGCGCGATCCTGCTGGTCGTGCTCTCGGTGTTCGGCTTCGATTTCGACTCGGTAGGTCGTCGTAAGCCCGACCGCACCACATGA
- a CDS encoding RluA family pseudouridine synthase, producing the protein MTNRSMPVPEGLAGMRVDAGLSRLLGLSRSAVAAIAEDGGVELDGVQAGKSDRLTPGAWLEVRLPEAPAPLENTPVEIEGMAVLYSDDDIVVVDKPAAVAAHASVGWSGPTVLGGLAAAGYRITTSGVHERQGIVHRLDVGTSGVMVVAISERAYTVLKRAFKQRTVDKRYHALVQGHPDPSSGTIDAPIGRHRGGEWKFAVTQNGRHSVTHYDTVEAFVAASLLDVHLETGRTHQIRVHFAALHHPCCGDLVYGADPKLAKRLGLERQWLHARSLAFAHPADGRWVEFVSPYPADLHHALGVLRDEG; encoded by the coding sequence ATGACCAACCGCTCGATGCCCGTTCCGGAGGGATTGGCGGGCATGCGTGTCGACGCCGGGCTGTCGCGCCTGTTGGGCCTGTCCCGCAGCGCGGTGGCGGCCATCGCCGAGGACGGCGGCGTCGAACTCGACGGTGTGCAGGCGGGCAAGTCAGACCGACTGACACCCGGCGCCTGGCTGGAGGTGCGGTTGCCCGAGGCGCCGGCGCCGCTGGAGAACACGCCCGTCGAGATCGAGGGCATGGCCGTCCTGTACTCCGACGACGACATCGTCGTCGTCGACAAGCCGGCGGCGGTGGCCGCGCACGCCTCGGTGGGCTGGAGCGGGCCGACCGTGCTCGGCGGCCTGGCCGCCGCGGGCTACCGGATCACCACGTCGGGTGTGCACGAGCGGCAGGGCATCGTGCACCGCCTCGACGTGGGGACCTCCGGGGTGATGGTGGTCGCGATCTCTGAACGGGCCTACACCGTGCTCAAGCGGGCGTTCAAACAGCGCACCGTCGACAAGCGCTACCACGCTCTGGTGCAAGGACATCCGGACCCGTCCAGCGGGACCATCGACGCGCCGATCGGACGGCATCGTGGCGGGGAGTGGAAGTTCGCGGTCACCCAGAACGGTCGGCACAGCGTCACCCACTACGACACCGTCGAAGCGTTCGTCGCCGCCAGCCTGCTCGACGTGCACCTGGAAACCGGTCGCACCCACCAGATTCGGGTGCATTTCGCCGCGTTGCACCATCCGTGCTGCGGCGACCTCGTCTACGGCGCCGACCCAAAACTCGCGAAAAGGCTTGGCCTGGAACGTCAATGGCTGCACGCGCGGTCGCTGGCGTTCGCCCATCCGGCCGACGGGCGGTGGGTGGAATTCGTCAGCCCCTACCCGGCCGACCTGCACCACGCGTTGGGTGTGCTGCGCGACGAGGGCTGA